Proteins encoded together in one Porites lutea chromosome 2, jaPorLute2.1, whole genome shotgun sequence window:
- the LOC140927982 gene encoding AN1-type zinc finger protein 1-like isoform X2 has product MAAIAPIVRIIEQRHHTAAPVMTRKIREIWQNVGLCHQSTRSVLLKTAEVVTWCLCCVNTVIIITVHRHQTDHKCSALPDKQARIKPEDRIKEIIGKELNKEKKGPGGMRNERRAAKVALMKIKMKAIGDPSVPQDERVYLRVLMPLGNKEREQPMFFSKYWTIGKIIDKIAVAAKLKNENNVNVTEKKLRLINRNTGELLTLQDTLEYLLAHDDEPLLNGSTVIMEYVDKNLSSVLPDLDKYPR; this is encoded by the exons ATGGCTGCAATCGCACCTATTG TAAGGATCATCGAGCAAAGACATCACACAGCTGCACCAGTAATGACCAGGAAGATCAg GGAAATATGGCAAAATGTGGGGCTTTGTCATCAGAGTACCAGGAGTGTGCTATTGAAGACTGCAGAAGTTGTGACTTGGTGCCTGTGTTGTGTGAACACTGTCATAATAATTACTGT GCACAGACATCAAACTGACCATAAATGCTCAGCTCTTCCTGATAAGCAGGCAAGGATAAAACCAGAGGACAGAATAAAGGAAATTATTG GTAAAGAActtaataaagaaaagaaag GGCCAGGTGGAATGCGAAATGAACGACGGGCGGCTAAGGTGGCATTGATGAAGATCAAGATGAAAGCAATTGGAGATCCTTCAGTCCCGCAG GATGAACGTGTTTATCTCAGAGTTTTAATGCCATTGGGTAACAAAGAAAGAGAACAGCCCATGTTTTTCTCAAAG TATTGGACCATTGGCAAGATCATTGATAAGATTGCTGTGGCTGCCAAGCTAAAGAATGAAAATAATGTAAATGTAACAGAGAAG aagtTGCGATTAATTAATCGAAACACTGGTGAATTGCTGACTTTGCAAGATACTTTGGAGTATTTGCTAGCACATGATGACGAGCCTCTGTTGAATGGAAGTACAGTTATAATGGAATATGTGGACAAAAACTTAAGCAGTGTATTACCTGACCTAGATAAATATCCTAGATGA
- the LOC140927982 gene encoding AN1-type zinc finger protein 1-like isoform X1, translated as MAEFPSLGSHCEEESCGQLDFLPFVCNGCNRTYCKDHRAKTSHSCTSNDQEDQGNMAKCGALSSEYQECAIEDCRSCDLVPVLCEHCHNNYCVRHRHQTDHKCSALPDKQARIKPEDRIKEIIGKELNKEKKGPGGMRNERRAAKVALMKIKMKAIGDPSVPQDERVYLRVLMPLGNKEREQPMFFSKYWTIGKIIDKIAVAAKLKNENNVNVTEKKLRLINRNTGELLTLQDTLEYLLAHDDEPLLNGSTVIMEYVDKNLSSVLPDLDKYPR; from the exons atggcggagtTTCCTTCGCTTGGTTCTCATTGCGAAGAAGAGTCCTGTGGGCAGCTCG ATTTTCTACCATTTGTATGCAATGGCTGCAATCGCACCTATTG TAAGGATCATCGAGCAAAGACATCACACAGCTGCACCAGTAATGACCAGGAAGATCAg GGAAATATGGCAAAATGTGGGGCTTTGTCATCAGAGTACCAGGAGTGTGCTATTGAAGACTGCAGAAGTTGTGACTTGGTGCCTGTGTTGTGTGAACACTGTCATAATAATTACTGTGTAAG GCACAGACATCAAACTGACCATAAATGCTCAGCTCTTCCTGATAAGCAGGCAAGGATAAAACCAGAGGACAGAATAAAGGAAATTATTG GTAAAGAActtaataaagaaaagaaag GGCCAGGTGGAATGCGAAATGAACGACGGGCGGCTAAGGTGGCATTGATGAAGATCAAGATGAAAGCAATTGGAGATCCTTCAGTCCCGCAG GATGAACGTGTTTATCTCAGAGTTTTAATGCCATTGGGTAACAAAGAAAGAGAACAGCCCATGTTTTTCTCAAAG TATTGGACCATTGGCAAGATCATTGATAAGATTGCTGTGGCTGCCAAGCTAAAGAATGAAAATAATGTAAATGTAACAGAGAAG aagtTGCGATTAATTAATCGAAACACTGGTGAATTGCTGACTTTGCAAGATACTTTGGAGTATTTGCTAGCACATGATGACGAGCCTCTGTTGAATGGAAGTACAGTTATAATGGAATATGTGGACAAAAACTTAAGCAGTGTATTACCTGACCTAGATAAATATCCTAGATGA
- the LOC140927982 gene encoding AN1-type zinc finger protein 1-like isoform X3, with translation MAEFPSLGSHCEEESCGQLDFLPFVCNGCNRTYCKDHRAKTSHSCTSNDQEDQGNMAKCGALSSEYQECAIEDCRSCDLVPVLCEHCHNNYCVRHRHQTDHKCSALPDKQARIKPEDRIKEIIGKELNKEKKGPGGMRNERRAAKVALMKIKMKAIGDPSVPQDERVYLRVLMPLGNKEREQPMFFSKYWTIGKIIDKIAVAAKLKNENNVNVTEKMVP, from the exons atggcggagtTTCCTTCGCTTGGTTCTCATTGCGAAGAAGAGTCCTGTGGGCAGCTCG ATTTTCTACCATTTGTATGCAATGGCTGCAATCGCACCTATTG TAAGGATCATCGAGCAAAGACATCACACAGCTGCACCAGTAATGACCAGGAAGATCAg GGAAATATGGCAAAATGTGGGGCTTTGTCATCAGAGTACCAGGAGTGTGCTATTGAAGACTGCAGAAGTTGTGACTTGGTGCCTGTGTTGTGTGAACACTGTCATAATAATTACTGTGTAAG GCACAGACATCAAACTGACCATAAATGCTCAGCTCTTCCTGATAAGCAGGCAAGGATAAAACCAGAGGACAGAATAAAGGAAATTATTG GTAAAGAActtaataaagaaaagaaag GGCCAGGTGGAATGCGAAATGAACGACGGGCGGCTAAGGTGGCATTGATGAAGATCAAGATGAAAGCAATTGGAGATCCTTCAGTCCCGCAG GATGAACGTGTTTATCTCAGAGTTTTAATGCCATTGGGTAACAAAGAAAGAGAACAGCCCATGTTTTTCTCAAAG TATTGGACCATTGGCAAGATCATTGATAAGATTGCTGTGGCTGCCAAGCTAAAGAATGAAAATAATGTAAATGTAACAGAGAAG ATGGTGCCATAA
- the LOC140927983 gene encoding proteasome assembly chaperone 2-like: MFVSVDEKHVTEEWSDFTLILPAVSIGNVGQLTMDLITSSLSPNCYHIGYLHDPCILPVVGNDALVESSSSSGKLNVSAEVYKNDDHKLVLLQLRAPLVKGCQAKFCKKVVTWVNECHFKQVLVLSSVNAIERVDSQIEGSPLRYLLSPSAKTLIPLFNELSWKELEKRAKFPDANEESTKEEEFFLPGGGFTKKLYEECCRENISLAVVLTFCSEGDNISDAVNLFLFVNEWLSLVPRKEVEDAFSGKSNSFMIPASWCLMFGSPVHPQGNLF, from the exons ATGTTCGTTTCAGTTGACGAGAAGCATGTTACTGAGGAGTGGAGTGATTTTACCTTGATTTTG CCAGCTGTGTCAATAGGTAATGTGGGACAGTTAACGATGGATCTGATAACATCTTCACTATCTCCTAACTGTTACCACATTGGATATTTACATGACCCCTGTATCTTACCAGTAGTGGGTAATGATGCCCTTGTCGAGTCCTCTTCATCTTCAGGGAAACTTAATGTCAGTGCTGAAG TGTACAAAAATGATGATCATAAGCTTGTTCTTCTACAACTAAGAGCTCCACTAGTTAAG GGTTGTCAAGCAAAATTCTGCAAGAAAGTTGTAACATGGGTAAACGAATGCCACTTCAAACAGGTTCTTGTTCTGTCCAGTGTTAATGCAATTGAACGAGTTGACTCACAGATTGAAGG CTCTCCCTTGAGGTACCTTCTCTCACCATCCGCAAAGACACTCATTCCATTGTTTAATGAACTGTCATGGAAAGAACTGGAAAAGAGAGCAAAGTTCCCAGATGCGAATGAAG AGTCTACCAAAGAGGAAGAGTTCTTTTTACCTGGTGGaggatttacaaaaaaattatacgAAGAATG TTGCAGAGAGAATATCTCACTAGCTGTTGTACTTACATTCTGTTCAGAGGGTGATAACATATCGGATGCTGTAAATCTCTTCCTTTTTGTCAACGAGTGGCTTAGTCTAGTTCCCAGAAAAGAG GTTGAAGATGCATTTTCAGGAAAGTCAA